The genomic window AGagactgagagagagagagagagaggcttgGTTTTTATACCAGTGCCAAAGTCAGGGCAGATGTACTGGGTGCAGCTGAAAAGGCAGTTGCAGAGGGCATCTGGGACGGAGGGGCCGCCCTTAGTGCATTTGTTTGAACACAGTGTGGCACACCAGGTGTGGCCTTTGACAGGGCACCAATTGTAGCAATCTCTATAGCATTTCTCTGAATAGACTGGGGCATCTCTTGATGCTGCCACTTCAAGCATGACTGCAACCAACATCATCAACACAATCACAACTTTCCTAATCCCACTTCCCTCCATAGCCTTAATCTCCTCTCTTCCTCTCTACCTGTTTTCTCACTGTTATGTTACTTCAAAAACGGAGGCAGTCCGATATTTATAGGATTTGAGCTCATCAGTGAATGCCCATCCTATAAGACTTAAGAGATAACCACGAATCCCAGGTTTAAAGGCATGCATGATATCCGCAAGGATTCATCCATCAAATGGTGTGGGGAAAGTGCAAGCCTCTAAATCTAAACCCTTGTCTTATAGTAGGGGGCATTAATGTTTAGTACTTATCTCTTCATCTAAATTAAAGTTTGAAgggaaaaatgattttgaaaagaaaaaagtaaataaaaaaattaaataaattgtttgGTTCAATCACCTGATCTCTAGCTAGTTCTATTTCCTTCCCACTAATAGGAAGAATATGAAATTCtaagaaaccaaagaaaagaTATCCGACACATTTATAGGACAACATgatgaaattcttgaagtaaaTGAAATTGGGCTGGCTTTTAAACCTCATATAAGTTTTGAATTAAAGAgaaaatcaatgttttcaaaatcaaacccgtcattgaactaaaaaaactaTCGGTTCGCAGTTTATTGATCAGACCAGCGGTCGAATCGCAGTCGAACcgatgacgtcataaatatataatttatatattattaaagttaaaaataattataaaaataaaaataaaaatttatatattatttaaaactcaaaattttatttgaaaatcataaaattagtttcaaataaaaaaatttagattaaaatcagaaattttaaatcataaactaattttaaaataaaaaatttatttaaaatatgagaCACacgatattttcaaaaatttatttaaaatctgttttcattaatttaaattaaaattaaaaaacgtaaatcataaaattttaaaaataataaatgtaaaataaaataaaaaataatggaagtaaaaaaaaatatgtaaaaaaacgTGAGAGAGTCTTGGGGGCACCGCGTGCAACATCAACATAGGGGAGGGGTAGAATCGGGAATGGGGGGAGTCGTTGACATGTCGTGGGGCAAGAAGCAGCGACTAGAGCAGCAAGGGAGGCCCATGGGAAGGGGGGAGAAGGGGAAAGGGGCAGAAGAGTTGGAAGAGGAGAGGGATTATTTTGAACCGTTCGATTCATAAAAAATCGGTCAGGTCAATCAATTCATCGATCCACCTGTTGGTTCCAACAATTTAAGGGTGGTTCAAAGATTAACCAACTCAAGAACCGAATCAGACCAGAATGGTGGTTGGTCGACGTTTGGACCAATCGGATCAATTAGATCGGCCGATGtagtccgatttttaaaacaccACTAAAAATCATGCTCACTACTTCAGTAATAATAAAAGTTGTCCACCTCAAAATTTCAAGGCATAGGTTAAACTAAAACTATATCATCTCAAGACCTAAAGTTGAGTTTATGCTACTGCATAAGTCTTACATAACCAAATACTTAAATAATTGAGTTATGGTTAATCTTCCTAAAATTCAGATAATAAATTCAAGTAATTGCAAGGattctctctctgtctctctttGAGGCATTTTGAAACATTCCGAAAACTTATTCTTGTCAAATCTTTGAAGCTTCAAAATTATAAAGACTTCTTCAGACTCATGTAGAGTTGCTCAAACTCTCGATTTATGATATTCAATCCAAACCTCAAGTCAAGCAATGTCTCAATGTACACCAAGACCCAAGTCCTGCCCAAAATTGGAAAGACTTCTTCCGACATGTAATTTCTTTTCATAGGGTACCTAGAGTAAATGACTAATTGGAAATGATTTCTATTAATGTTAGCTAGAGAGtattatatcatatccaaaATTGCTCAAATGTAGTTCTAATCGACACATTCATAGATACCATCATAGCTCTATCCCCAATGTACTCAACATTAGTTTGTGATCTCAACATTTTTCCATAGCAAAAATATGTTTCTATAGTTAGAGAAGAAACGATTTACTTGTACAAAatgaaccaaaataaaataagtcatGATTTAGTAATTACAAAAtgattctaaataaaatttgataacttaattatatgattaaaaaaataatgaaatactTTTGAGGATAAcgtatttataataatattaaattttctcaaactaaatcaatcttttttattattaaaatcaaaccaATATGACCAGTCTTGGTTTAAATCAGTTTATcgattttttcaattttacttacatccttatttttaaaattaccctttttttcccttcttttccatCAACCTTTCTTTACTTATTGCAATCaaattaaactcaaaattttaaattacttttttttttaataaaaatttgttgcATGGGATAATAAAGGTGGTATTATCTAAATTATCTTAAAAGCACCTAGTTGTGGTTTTTAGagaactttgtttttttttttttctatttttctctaaTCCACACTAATATCTTTGTGCATTTTCCTTTATTGATTAGAGCAACAAAATCGTATGTTTGGGATGAATCAACATTACCCAAAACTTCTTGGCTTTGATTTACCCAAAAGAACTCACATATACGTATATACACGGAAAGGCAAGAGATTACCACCTCAAACTCAATTCAATCTGATTATAGGTTCTAGCTCAGCCCACTGTAAGCAGGGCAACACAACTATGTTTATGACCTGGTTCATGGGCATCCTTATCTAATATAATAGGGTTATTGAAGGATGCCTCACCTACTACTGCGGAGTTGTGCTCAAGTTAAACTGCCACAAAAGCCCACACAAGCAACAATGAAACCCTCACATTCTCACATCCAACTACCTTTGTCGGTAAGTAGGGGGCTAGGGATGAGGGTTGCAGAAAAGAAAATGGGACCTGAAATGGAAAAGTAAGAGGGAAACAAACGAGAGGCTTAAAATAGAaaggttgtttttcttttttcttttttcttttttctttttttaaatgcttCTACTAAGTGGATTTCCACGTGGGCAAAAGGTATTGCTTATTAGATCaaacattattttcaaaaggattttttaaaacttaattttttaaatttcacctcttacatttttttgatctcatttagataaaaatactcatattatttttttgtaaaaataattattatttttaaaacctacacgtaaatacttaaaatggtgaaagacatttatataaaaaataagttgctttttaaggaaaaatatgagaaaggTCCGATTCACAATATAAGGATTATTTTATCCACtataaccaaatatttttattttcaaatgtaatctatttatgggaatttttttattaaataaaaatattaatgtcCCAAAACTCTCTTTAAGACTAGCAAAAGGGGCAAGGTACCAATTGATTGGATAGTCATCATTCTTTGTTCCTTGAAGGtatttatgtttcttatatgagattgaggaatgaaagtaaatattttgtttctaattcTCAAGTCTCTTTGACTAGGAATGAATTCAATGATCTTAATTCTTGTACTTGGAGGTACCTAAGAATATAAGattgaaatgattatttgttgtacatagtttaaaatataatttttttattttattttaaaagaacaaCATTTAAGAGTTTTCTTCTTGGTCAAATAAtaagattaagaaaaataatatttacttaataaataaatattaatcacAAAAAGCCATGAAAGCCTAACAGAAATGTAGGGGTAAAATAGTACTTTTAAGATATTCTATATTGTTTCCTATACCAAGGTAATCTACTCCTATCATAATAGTTTATTATTCcattctcattaatttatttaaatataagaataaatgaaaaagaaatgagattTTCATTCCTACTTTTCATACGGACCAGACATGACTTAAGGGTGAATGAAGATCTACTGATTTAAAAAGGGGAACAAAAGTTTGCTTCAATACATTATCAACCAATGAAGATTCTATGGTTTCATTTCTAATTCTACCAATCTactctaatttcatttttgaattcCACTCAtcctatatttttatgataatttaaaTGTTTGTTAATTATTTCATCATTCCAAATTACTTCTTATTTTATGTTGCAAAacgccctttttttttcttgttcattTCCTTCACTTATTTCTGC from Vitis vinifera cultivar Pinot Noir 40024 chromosome 9, ASM3070453v1 includes these protein-coding regions:
- the LOC100251591 gene encoding uncharacterized protein LOC100251591, encoding MEGSGIRKVVIVLMMLVAVMLEVAASRDAPVYSEKCYRDCYNWCPVKGHTWCATLCSNKCTKGGPSVPDALCNCLFSCTQYICPDFGTDPNTDPKKVQKCLNKCYDICDVKLI